In Oryza brachyantha chromosome 2, ObraRS2, whole genome shotgun sequence, a single window of DNA contains:
- the LOC102717681 gene encoding uncharacterized protein LOC102717681 → MKRLLVHGKFSYPSRGLAGKSSVMPALCNNVLPRFLSTEKDENPVTEIGEKARSTAEQFLRVAKEKTDEVSENAKETLHETKEAVVGESDDEKEKFKQRVEEGRYHQN, encoded by the exons ATGAAGAGGTTGCTTGTTCATGGGAAGTTTTCCTATCCCTCCAGGGGTTTGGCGGGCAAATCTTCAGTCATGCCTGCACTTTGCAACAATGTTCTCCCCAGG TTCCTTTCAACGGAGAAAGATGAGAACCCAGTGACAGAAATCGGAGAGAAGGCAAGATCAACAGCTGAACAGTTTCTGAGGGTGGCCAAGGAGAAGACTGACGAGGTAAGCGAAAACGCAAAGGAAACGTTGCACGAAACGAAGGAAGCAGTGGTTGGGGAGTCGGATGACGAGAAGGAGAAGTTCAAGCAGAGGGTTGAGGAGGGGAGGTACCATCAGAATTAA
- the LOC102717958 gene encoding uncharacterized protein LOC102717958, producing MERSSSFGTSWADQWDYGGDPSPRAARRDGKKQGGVEKTKAAAATGLKKVKEGTAHGFQWIKDKCQKKNHGGGGKKQQADEESGIAGYQ from the coding sequence ATGGAGCGGAGCAGCTCGTTCGGCACGTCGTGGGCCGACCAGTGGGACTACGGCGGCGACCCGAGcccgcgggcggcgcggcgtgacGGGAAGAAGCAGGGCGGGGTGGAGAAGACCAAGGCGGCCGCGGCAACGGGGCTGAAGAAGGTGAAGGAGGGCACGGCGCACGGGTTCCAGTGGATCAAGGACAAGTGCCAGAAGAAGaatcacggcggcggcggcaagaagCAGCAGGCCGACGAGGAATCGGGGATCGCTGGGTACCAGTAG
- the LOC102718240 gene encoding metalloendoproteinase 2-MMP-like, translated as MGASTSPRLALLAVAVAAATVIVASLSPVMAFPAGLPSTASPFPNPWSAFQNLSGCHAGEEREGLGRLKDYLSHFGYLPPPPSSSPYSDAFDDALEAAIAAYQRNFGLNATGELDTTTVDQMVVPRCGVADVINGTSTMDRNSSAAALRGRHLYSYFPGGPRWPPFRRNLRYAITATSATSIDRATLSAVFARAFSRWAAATTLQFTEVASASNADITIGFYSGDHGDGEAFDGPLGTLAHAFSPTDGRFHLDAAEAWVANGDVSTASSFGTAVDLESVAVHEIGHLLGLGHSSVPDSIMYPTIRTGSRKVELQSDDVSGIQSLYGTNPNYKGVTPTSPSTSSREMDGSAAADIRPWSGFVGLVATVVLILAP; from the coding sequence ATGGGCGCCTCCACCTCACCTCGGCTCGCGTTGCTAGCAGTCGCcgtggcagcggcgacggtgatTGTCGCCTCGCTCTCGCCGGTGATGGCCTTCCCGGCGGGCttgccgtcgacggcgagcccGTTCCCGAACCCGTGGTCCGCGTTCCAGAACCTCTCTGGGTGCCACGCGGGCGAGGAGCGGGAGGGGCTAGGGAGGCTCAAGGATTACCTCAGCCACTTCGGCtacctcccgccgccgccgtcgtcgtcgccgtacaGCGACGCGTTCGACGACGCCCTGGAGGCGGCGATCGCCGCGTACCAGCGCAACTTCGGCCTCAACGCGACCGGGGAGCTGGACACGACCACCGTCGACCAGATGGTCGTCCCGCGCTGCGGCGTCGCGGACGTCATCAACGGGACCTCCACCATGGACAGGAACTCGTCGGCGGCCGCTCTCCGCGGGCGGCACCTGTACAGCTACTTCCCCGGCGGGCCGAGGTGGCCGCCGTTCCGGCGGAACCTCAGGTACGCAATCACCGCGACCTCGGCGACGTCCATCGACAGGGCGACGCTGAGCGCCGTCTTCGCGCGCGCCTTCTCTCGGTGGGCCGCCGCCACGACGCTGCAGTTCACGGAGGTCGCGTCGGCGTCCAACGCCGACATCACGATCGGGTTCTACTCCGGGGACCACGGGGACGGCGAGGCGTTCGACGGGCCCCTGGGCACGCTGGCGCACGCGTTCTCGCCGACGGACGGGCGGTTCCACCTTgacgcggcggaggcgtgGGTGGCCAACGGCGACGTGTCCACCGCGTCGTCCTTCGGCACGGCGGTGGACCTGGAGTCCGTGGCCGTGCACGAGATCGGCCACCTGCTGGGGCTCGGCCACTCGTCGGTGCCGGACTCCATCATGTACCCGACGATCCGCACGGGGTCGAGGAAGGTGGAGCTGCAGTCCGACGACGTCTCGGGGATACAGAGCCTGTACGGTACCAACCCCAACTACAAGGGCGTCACGCCGActtcgccgtcgacgagcagCCGGGAGATGGACGGCAGCGCGGCCGCGGACATCCGGCCGTGGAGTGGGTTCGTTGGATTAGTTGCGACAGTTGTCCTGATACTAGCCCCGTAG
- the LOC102700969 gene encoding protein JINGUBANG-like, with product MKSSAGEQEESQIQHEAAEGSMLSGAMSLASQPSLRSLPSLGVHDLNTSPSFHRCIATLRGNSSSSYVSALAVDGDSLYIASSDGRIRLWALDSARRSREDHQQDDTCSSTTVADTGSSVKSLLATGNGGLLLSSHHDGKIRAWRAGSSRRDGTRQFILRAVLPTAVDRLRTCLLPWSYVEIRRHRRCTWVHHVDAVTALAVSPDGALLYSASWDRSLKVWRLPDFRCVESIAAAHDDAINALAVSPDGRVYTGSADKKIKAWTRGGPGQKKHALVGTMERHRSAVNALALGANGKVLYSGACDRSVVVWESADGDVGGRMEATGTLRGHAKAILCLAATGELVCSGSADRTVRVWRRGPENAYTCLAVMESHGAAVKSLALVYGRDDVSSCSSEGASALVCSGTLDGDVKIWSVFIPCLLPGSS from the coding sequence ATGAAGTCCTCTGCTGGTGAGCAAGAAGAAAGCCAAATCCAACATGAAGCTGCAGAAGGTAGCATGCTCTCGGGAGCCATGTCGCTCGCGTCGCAGCCAAGCCTCCGTTCCTTGCCTTCCTTGGGTGTCCATGACCTGAACACAAGCCCTTCGTTCCACCGGTGCATCGCCACGCTCAGAGGCAACTCATCGTCGTCTTACGTCTCCGCTCTCGCCGTCGACGGTGACTCGCTGTACATCGCCTCGTCGGACGGGCGTATCAGGCTGTGGGCACTGGACAGCGCAAGGAGAAGCCGGGAGGATCATCAGCAGGATGACACTTGCAGCAGCACTACGGTTGCTGACACCGGCAGCTCCGTCAAGTCTCTCCTCGCCACGGGCAATGGCGGGCTCCTCCTGAGCTCCCACCATGACGGCAAGATCAGAGCGTGGCGTGCCGGTAGTAGCCGGAGGGACGGGACACGGCAGTTCATCCTGCGCGCCGTGCTGCCGACCGCCGTGGACCGCCTGCGGACATGCCTGCTGCCGTGGAGCTACGTGGAGATCCGGCGGCACAGGAGGTGCACTTGGGTGCACCACGTGGACGCGGTGACCGCGCTCGCGGTGTCCCCGGACGGCGCGCTCCTGTACTCCGCGTCATGGGACCGGAGCCTCAAGGTGTGGCGCCTGCCCGACTTCCGGTGCGTGGAGTCGatcgcggcggcgcacgacgacgccATCAACGCGCTCGCCGTGTCGCCCGACGGGCGCGTGTACACGGGGTCGGCGGACAAGAAGATCAAGGCGTGGACGCGCGGCGGCCCGGGGCAGAAGAAGCACGCGCTGGTCGGCACCATGGAGCGGCACAGGTCGGCGGTGAACGCGCTCGCTCTCGGAGCAAACGGGAAGGTGCTCTACTCCGGCGCGTGCGACCGCTCCGTAGTCGTCTGGGAgagcgccgacggcgacgtcggcggacGCATGGAGGCCACCGGCACGCTGAGAGGGCACGCGAAGGCGATACTGTGCCTGGCGGCGACCGGTGAGCTGGTGTGCAGCGGCTCGGCGGACAGGACGGTCAGGGTGTGGAGGAGGGGGCCGGAAAATGCGTACACTTGCCTTGCCGTCATGGAAAGCCATGGCGCGGCCGTGAAGAGCTTGGCATTGGTGTACGGACGTGACGATGTATCGTCGTGCTCGTCGGAGGGTGCGTCTGCTCTTGTTTGCAGCGGCACGCTGGATGGGGATGTGAAGATCTGGAGCGTGTTTATTCCATGCTTGCTTCCGGGAAGTAGCTAG
- the LOC102718520 gene encoding chaperone protein dnaJ 16-like, whose product MAGSKFGSFKSEKGSSAGAAAGAGAAAQRRDPYEVLGVGRNATEQEIKSAFRRMALKYHPDKNADDPVASDKFQEATFSYNILSDPDKRRQYDSSGFEAIEADSQELELDLSSLNTVNTVFAALFSKLGVPIKTTVSATVLEEALNGSVEISQLELGQSVCRKVEKQSAHFYSVDITDKEAKMGLVCRVQSTAKSKFKLLYFEPEENGGLSLALQEDSAKTGKVTSAGMFFLGFPVYRFEQNNSAAAAKDPDSAFFKRLDGFQPCEVNELKAGTHFFAVYGDNFFKSATYSIEVVCAEPFSTEKEKLRSVEAKILAKRSELSKFESEYREVLAKFTEMTGRYAQEMQTIDDLLKERNAIHASYTNNPTLQRSSSSNKGKTSSKDSKSDDDQTMKKEKKSKNKSMEGSRSDDDGPRKEKKPKERLRRKKWFNIHLKVDKRRPC is encoded by the exons ATGGCGGGTTCCAAGTTTGGGTCGTTCAAGTCGGAGAAGGGGAGCTCagcaggggcggcggcgggggccggagcggcggcgcagaggAGGGACCCTTACGAGGTGCTTGGCGTGGGGCGGAATGCCACCGAGCAGGAGATCAAGAGCGCCTTCCGCCGCATGGCCCTCAA GTACCATCCAGACAAGAATGCTGACGACCCTGTTGCCTCGGACAAGTTCCAAGAAGCCACATTTTCTTACAACATACTGTCAGATCCAGATAAGAGGCGGCAGTATGATTCCTCGGGATTCGAA GCCATTGAAGCAGATAGTCAGGAACTGGAGTTGGACTTGTCAAGTCTGAACACTGTAAATACAGTGTTTGCTGCCCTGTTTAG CAAGCTAGGTGTACCAATCAAGACCACAGTTTCTGCAACGGTTTTAGAGGAAGCATTGAATGGCTCGGTGGAAATTTCCCAGCTTGAGCTTGGCCAATCCGTCTGTAGGAAG GTGGAAAAGCAATCAGCTCACTTTTATTCTGTGGACATAACAGATAAAGAAGCCAAAATGGGGTTAGTGTGTAGAGTTCAGTCAACTGCCAAAAGTAAATTCAAG tTGCTATATTTCGAGCCTGAAGAAAATGGTGGGTTAAGCCTTGCTTTACAG GAAGACAGTGCAAAGACCGGGAAAGTTACTTCTGCTGGAATGTTCTTTCTTGGTTTTCCAGTTTATCGTTTTGAACAAAATAATTCG gctgctgctgcaaagGATCCTGATAGTGCATTCTTTAAAAGATTGGATGGCTTTCAGCCATGTGAAGTAAACGAACTAAAAGCAGGAACACATTTTTTTGCTGTCTACG GTGATAATTTCTTCAAGAGTGCAACCTATAGTATAGAGGTAGTATGTGCTGAACCCTTTTCTACTGAAAAGGAGAAGCTACGAAGCGTGGAGGCAAAGATACTTGCAAAACGATCTGAGCTATCTAAGTTTGAGTCTGAGTATAGGGAG GTTTTAGCGAAGTTCACTGAGATGACCGGCAGATATGCTCAAGAAATGCAAACG ATTGATGATCTTCTCAAGGAAAGGAATGCGATTCATGCATCCTATACCAACAACCCAACTCTGCAACGGAGTTCTAGTAGCAACAAAGGGAAAACATCATCCAAAGACTCCAAAAGTGATGATGACCAAActatgaaaaaggaaaagaaatcaaagaaCAAGTCCATGGAGGGATCCAGAAGTGATGACGATGGTCCTagaaaggagaagaaacctaAGGAGCGGCTTCGAAGGAAGAAATGGTTCAACATTCATTTGAAAGTAGACAAGAGAAGACCCTGCTGA
- the LOC102701243 gene encoding peroxidase 41-like, which translates to MRPCLLLLIVVVAGVFGRAARAAPPVGEKLTPQYYSQTCPRAERIIAEVVQSKQMANPTTAAGVLRVFFHDCFVSGCDASVLVAPTSFEKSEQNAEINHSLPGDAFDAVVRAKLALELECPGVVSCADVLALATRALVTLTGGPRYPIPLGRKDSLSSSPTAPDKELPHSNFTVNELINMFGKKGFSVQELVALSGGHTLGFSHCKEFADRIYDFQGKPGSADPTMNPVLTKGLQVACNLFHKDPTIAAFNDVMTPGKFDNMYFVNLKRGLGLLSTDQELWTDKRTKPFVEIYASNATAFFDDFSRAMEKLSLYGVKTGANGEIRRRCDSYNNGPMPK; encoded by the coding sequence ATGCGTCcgtgcctcctcctcctgatcGTCGTCGTAGCCGGCGTCTTcggccgcgcggcgcgggcggcgccgccggtgggggAGAAGCTGACGCCACAGTACTACAGCCAGACGTGCCCGCGGGCGGAGCGGATCATCGCGGAGGTGGTCCAGTCGAAGCAGATGGCGaacccgacgacggcggcgggcgtgCTCCGCGTCTTCTTCCACGACTGCTTCGTCAGCGGGTGCGACGCGTCGGTGCTGGTGGCGCCCACCTCGTTCGAGAAGTCGGAGCAGAACGCGGAGATCAACCACTCGCTCCCGGGCGACGCGTTCGACGCCGTGGTGCGCGCCAAGCTGGCGCTGGAGCTGGAGTGCCCCGGGGTCGTGTCGTGCGCCGACGTCCTGGCGCTGGCGACGCGCGCGCTCGTCACCCTCACCGGCGGCCCGCGCTACCCGATCCCACTCGGCCGCAAGGactcgctgtcgtcgtcgccgacggcgcccGACAAGGAGCTCCCGCACTCCAACTTCACCGTCAACGAGCTGATCAACATGTTCGGCAAGAAGGGGTTCTCGGTGCAGGAGCTGGTGGCGCTCTCCGGCGGCCACACGCTGGGCTTCTCCCACTGCAAGGAGTTCGCCGACCGGATCTACGACTTCCAAGGCAAGCCCGGGAGCGCCGACCCGACCATGAACCCGGTGCTCACCAAGGGGCTCCAGGTGGCGTGCAACCTGTTCCACAAGGACCCGACCATCGCCGCGTTCAACGACGTGATGACGCCGGGCAAGTTCGACAACATGTACTTCGTCAACCTGAAGCGAGGGCTCGGCCTGCTCAGCACCGACCAGGAGCTGTGGACGGACAAGCGCACCAAGCCCTTCGTCGAGATCTACGCCTCCAACGCCACCGCCTTCTTCGACGACTTCTCCCGCGCCATGGAGAAGCTCAGCCTCTACGGCGTCAAGACCGGCGCCAACGGCGAGATCAGGCGGCGCTGCGACTCCTACAACAACGGGCCCATGCCCAAGTGA